In the genome of Lathyrus oleraceus cultivar Zhongwan6 chromosome 4, CAAS_Psat_ZW6_1.0, whole genome shotgun sequence, the window TTATTGAACTTCCTCAAAGATAATCCGAATACTACCGTTCCTTTTCCATGGAAACAAATTTATGATGTTGAGGTTTCTATTTCATTTATCTAATTTTTTCTTCTTATTAGTAATAGTTAAATTGGAActaatatatgtattttgtttgtttttaaattTTCTCTATTATATAGACAGGACTAATTTTCTACAAGCATATAGAGAATGGATTCTTCATATATGATTTTAGGCCCCTGGTGAACATCAGAAGAGGAGTGTTTTGGAACAATTTTTTGTGGTCAGCATCTATAGATTGCCCTGATACTCGTCAAATGATAACAAATTCTCAAAATTCAGATGGTGTTTCAAGTGTTTATCTTTTTTGCATTACTTGTTGCGACGACATCACTATTTATTGTATTGTGGACCAACCTGTGTTTCGATGCTTTATCTGTAATGGTATAGTTGGGCGACTTCCATGATTTAACCAAATCGTGTGAAAATTAATAAAATTTGTATTCGTAATTTATCGTACCTTTTCATGGTTACAAATAATTTTGCTGTTTATCATATACTATTAACAAAAATATAAGAAATATTAAAATCTatataaaaaatttaataaaTTTAAGACAATTTGTGAATGATTTGTAACTTTTGATAATAGATGTTTAATGTCTTAAGGAAAGAACAAAATTATTTCATAAACATATTTTGCATTTATTTGATATTTTCTTAGAATGAATAGTAAATGAAAGTAAATAAATTTTGTACAAAATTCATTCTTGAGAATGAAAATGTATAATAAACAGGGTCAAATAAGCCGCCGGTctatataaatatattatttttttgttttgttttattttcttaaaaataatattttaaaaatcgGATCGAGGATTCAATCGGTGAAACTTGCGGTTTAGGATTTAATTGGTTCAACCGATTAAATCTATGGTCAGACcatttattaaataaactaataatataAAACTAAATTTCATAGATATATCACACATAATCATATATTCACAgcttaaaaaaataaatattttaaaactCAATTACAAATTTAATACAGCAATATCGATAATACATATAATAACATAACATAGTTCTTCACTTCAATTCAACCttcatttaagaataatttgaccaaattaaagaattacaataaaataagttaaattaatttaaactaaaattaaaataatagaattATGAGTAAAATAAAGTTCATATAATTAAGAATacctaaattaaataagatagaatatcaaaaataaataatacaatATATTTCATTaaagaacaaaaacaaatttGAGTTGAACTACGACAAATAAGTCTTAATTGAAAACAACAAACAATATTAACTTGAACGACAATCAATATTGAGTTGGACATCGTGACCATGTTTGAAAGAGACAGCGTTATGATGATCAAATGTggttgaaagaaaaactataatGGTCTGACAAAACTTAGAAGTTTTTATGGTTGTAAAAAAAATACGGAATCCTTTTTTGTGATTAGGGAATGTATGTTAAATTTTGCTATTGACATAttacatttttaaaaaaaatgtttaatttgatgcatttttttttaaaatgtaCAATTTGATGCATTTTTTTGAACCAGACGGTTTTACAAAACCGACTCCGGTTCTTTGGTTCAAATAATTTTGAAAGGTTTAATCCGGGTTTTCTGATTTTACTTTAATTTTGACCCACTAGCGATTTTCAAAGGTTGATCCAACCGAATTCATCTCCGGTTCCTGGTCCAACCGGTTGAACTGGACGATTCTGTCCAGTTTTTAAAACATTGCTGAAAAGTTCTTCGAACTATAATCTTCTAAAAGAATTTCATTATTAAATTATGAGAAcgtaaaaataaaaaatatatacatTGATATCAAAAACTTATTAAAATCTTATTAGatatagttttttttttataattgaAATGGGTTTTTAAATGATTTTAAGGAATTTGATAGTGAAAAAGTATTTGACAAAATAAACTTCACTAGTAAAATGATTTTTTTATCTTTGTAAATTGACATATTTTTTTTTTGTCCctatattttttttcttctcgAAATAATCTATGAATGTTAAAATCTTTTTGATTTTAGTCTCTAAAGTTAAAATTCGGAGGAAAATTCGAAGAAAAATTCAACATTAAGAACTAAAACCAAATGTAATTCAACATTTAAGAACTTTatcaaaaaaaataaaatagagagacgaaaaacaaaaacaaaaacaaagaaagTTATAGAAACCAAAAGACTATTTAAGGCAAAATATACTTTTCTAGAATATAAATATATCTTAACTTAATATATTTCACAAGTAGGCAGGACAACATAACCCATATCCGCGGGTACCCacccgaacccgccccgaagttgacggggaaaacccgctttgactgggtttgggtttgggtttgaattttccccgattataaaatatggggacgaGTCGGGTAATGGagacactagtacccaccccgaacccgtCCTCGAACTCGCcccgtttatttcattatgtatattattatttatttttgataatttagaatattaaatatgtgtttaatgttttgatattttaatttgaatttattatttaaaatatttgaaatgtatgtatgaaatttttttagattgttttattttattatttgtaatgtaattttattttggaaaaaataaatatttctattaaaaaaatatattttactAAATGAATGGTGACGGGTCGAGGATACCTGAACAcaacccgaacccgtttgggacgggtttgagttttgattccccatccccgtttgggtttgggaCGGGGAACATGGATTGTTTGGGGAtttgggggaggtaaaaaccgtccccgacccgccccgttgccatgcctaTTCACAAGTAAAGAACACTATTCTCATACATTAAATTCtgcattaaaaataatataagAATAATAAAATATTTACAAGGATTTTGTGTAAATGTTGAAAATAACATAACTAAAACAATCTTATGTCCCCAATATAACTTTGAAAGAAACTTAACAACTCAATTTTTTTTAAAGCCATAAAAAAAGTATTAGTATGGTGAAGATATGCTAGACCGTCTGACAGGAGCATGGCCGACCCTGTGAGTGTGCAGGATGAGCCATCGCACATGATCTTAAATATTCAAGAGCCTCGATAAAAAAACCGAGCTGAATTAATTTATATATAACTAGACATTAACCCTTGTGATGCACGAGTATTTTAGAACATTGTATATATAAATCAATATAATGTATGAAAAAATTGCAAACAAACTTATAACATAATATAATTTAATCTAAAATTTAGACTTGCATAAAGTATACTATTTCACGTCACATGATTGTTGATAAATAAGTAAGCAAATAACTACTGATATTACGAAAGACCTCTTTGTAAACGAAATTTTCAGTTTCAGTTGTATCTTGACCTTCATCATCGATTAACAACATCTTTAATCCTTTTTTTGAAGTAACCATTGATAGTGCCACATATAGTTATCCATGAGAAAAAATTGACTGAGGTATGTATATGATGACTTCTCAGTAAGTGTATCGATAGTGTCGCAGTAATAAAAATATCGAATCCGCAGAGGCTGCCTTCTAACAAGATAAAATGTGTGCAatgtataaaaactagtaaaaatggGGGATTTTTGAGTTGCAATGCAAAAAGTAAATTAGAGTTTAAAAAAATTACTAAAGCGGTCAAGTTATGTTTAGAATCCTCTATTTCGCTATTATTAATGTTTGATGCCTTATATGAATGATCTTATTACTATAACCCCACGGCGAATTAACAAAGTCGTTATAAccgatccctcacgaaataaATCACTAATCACAACTTAAAGCTTCTTATCCATAGTCCACCAGCTAAAGTAGAATTAGGCGATGCAGAAAATGTTAATTCCCTATGCCACTATTCGATGTCTCATATTCCTATTCAATCAGTGTAAGTACAACATTTGCCCTAGGTCTAACACATAGGCTAAGGTTTAGTATTTTCTATGTGcccaaaatcaatttaaaagagtatctcatataaaaagcattaagaacaataagcaattgaatcacattatagatcaaaaggttcatacaaattcaaatcaacatattacctaacaatattgaaataagttcatcataacacaactTAACCTAAAGgagcttagctactcataattccgattacaataccataattgatagatgaaaataacatatgAATTCTCTTGAAGTAATGGTCTCCAATGCCCTAAAAATCACCTTTGATGCTATTAAAATCATGTTTTGCTCTCCAAAATTTGCAACTCTTATCAAAGTGCAGAAATTTCCCTTAAAAAGAGCTCAGAATGAATCAGATGCGTCAGAAAAAACCCATAAAAAGGAACCATCGCGCACGTGATGACTTGAATCGCGCGAGCGATGCAACTTTTATGACCCTATCGCACACGCGATGCTGCACGATGGTGCGCATGATTTTTTCCGAAAGTTGCCTCTTTtgctctctttttcacccaaatTTTCACTAAGTTCGGTTTCTTCACACTTAACTATTCTTTCCTTATTTtttggtctttcttcttcattttagtttaactttcacttgttttgatcCGATTCTTCGACTAAATTCATGCAATGACGAACTATCATCATaaccccaaacttgaatcgtCAATGTCCTCAAGTAACTCGTCTGCAACTGCATATTTTAACAGAAAATAAGTAGCACAATAAGAATATAACATCACCaaattaaaattttcttttaCATATCTCTAAGGAAGCAATACTTGaaaaaggtagtgtaggtaatccctaGTCTACTACTATCTCCGATGTTATGTTAGTTAATGATCTTAAACATAGCCTCCTTAGCATTAGTCAACTACATGACAATGACTTTAAAGTTACTTTTACAAATACTTGTTGCTTGTTTGAACATAATAAAAAGAAGGATTGTATGTTTAAAAGCTTGAGGGTTAATAACACCTATATGCTTAACTTAGATGACATATCCTTGGTAGGAACTAAGTGTCTAGTGACCATGAGGAAGACTCTTGGTTATTGCATAGACACCTAGCTCATGTCAACTTTGATTTACTAAAAAGAGTGACTTCAAAAGATTTAGTAATCGGTCTACCAAAAAGAAAGTTTGCAAAAGACCATCTATGCGATGCATGCCAAATGGGCACGCAAACAAGAGTCTCATTTAAATTAAAAAACATTGTTTCAACTTCGAGACCTCTTGAGCTTCTTCATACGGATCTCTTTGGTCCCTCAAGAACCAAAAGCATAGGCGGTAACTATTATGGTTCTGTGATAGTAGAGATTACTTGAGATTTTGTTGGGTCGTGTTTTTGTATAGTAAATATGAGACTTTTTTAGCTTTCAAACAATTTGCTAGGTTATCCCAAAATAAGAtgaatttgaattttttttctatCAAAAGTGAACATGGATGGGAATTTTAAATCACCTCTCTGAGAAGTATTATGATAAACATGGCATTAAATATAACTTCTCCACTCCAAGCACTCCACAATAAAACGGTGTTGTTGAGCGTAAAAATCatgttttagaggagttggctACACCTATGCTCAATGAAGGTAATATACCTAAGTATTTATAGGAAGATGTCATTAGCATGGTATGTTATGTCTTGAATAGGATACTAATACGTCCTATTTTAGACAAAACTCCCTATGGACTACTTAAGGGTAGAAAACCTAATTTTTCACATCTTCACGTTTTTGGATgaaaatgttttgttttgaataatggaaAGGACAATCTTGGTAAGTTCGATACAAAAGCCAATGAAGGTATATTCCTTGGATGCCCTATGTCTTGAAAATCttatagggtttataacaaaaGATTACTTATTGTTGAAGAGTCAATACACGTCATTTTTGGTGAATCTTATCCGAAAAATATCAGGAAAGGTGTTTCTTTTCATGATGCATGTGTATCTTCATAAGACATTCTCAAAGAACCTGAAAAAGGAATTGATTAGCCCAAAGCAGTGGAACATGAGAAAGAAGAAGATAACAATTGCGAAGAGGAGAAGGTTGAAAGTCCAGTTGTAATGGACGATCTACCTTTGGCTTGGAGAACCTCCAAAGATCATCCTATCGACAACATACTTGGAGATATCACCAAAGGAGCGATAACACCCTCTAAAataagtaatttttgttatcactttacatttgtttcacaagttgaacctaaaaatgccaaagatACCTTACTTGATGAAAACTGGCTTATGGCCATGCAAGATGAATTAaaccaatttaaaagaaatgatgtTTGAGACCTTATCCCTCATCCAAAAGATCATCATATTATTGGCACCAAATGAGTTTTTAGAAATAAACTCGACGAAAACGGAGTTATAACTTGGAACAAAGCCCGACTAGTTGCTCAAGGTTATAACCAAGATGAGGGCATTGATCATGAGGAAACTTATCCTTCGATTTCTCGCCTCGAGGATATACACCTTATACTATCTTATGCTTGCTCCAAGATTTcaagttatttcaaatggacgtgAAAAGTGCTTTCCTTAATGGATACATTAATGAGGAAGTGTATATGGTTCAACTTCTCGGTTTGAAATTCACGAGTATGCtaatcatgtttataaactaaaacgagctttatatggtctcaaacaagcacctagggcttggtatgaaTGACTTAGTAAGTTTTTAATCAATCAAGGATACTCCAGTGGAAGGTAGACACTACACTTTTCATTAAGCGTCAAGGAAAATATACTCTtctagttcaagtttatgtcgatgatatcaTCTTTGGTTCCACTAACATGCAACTTGTCAATGAGTTTTCTAAGCTTATGCAGTGTGAGTTTGAGATGAGTTTCAATGGGGAGTTGAATTACTTCCTTGGTATTAAAATTAAGCAACTTAATGATAGGACATTCGTGTGTCAAATGAAATATCACAACGAATTGCTAAAGAGATTTGGTATGGAAGATGCAAAATCAATTGACACACCAATTCCCACAAATGGAAACTTGGAAAAAGgtgaaaatggtaaggatgttgaTGTCAAGAAGTATAGAGGTATGTGTAACACCTaaaaatttgccctcctcttcttgggactagtttgacatATTGCATTTCAAATTTTAagacattaggcattgcattttgcatatcatatgaaaataagaaggtcatcctccaaagtctttttcagaagatggaaaagttacatgattcaagcctgagggtttctatgaattgatgatcaaccatctgagggcatgggcttcaattagggtttcctgatccttcaaaggtcttgagtattatcttgattgcaagggtatattaccatcatcatggttctatcatcatcaagggtttcaagattcatcctcaagttcctttggattagggttttgacctctggtcaaccctaatcaatgactttCTTTCAACCAGGGCTTCTCAAAGAAATAAGGTATTTGCTGatgatgaggatcacatgatcattatattgggcttacatgagctagggtttcatttctgagcaatttccccaagtggtggaggttcaagctgatcagggcatgtcaaggtcatctgaggaccaaaaagtcaattgtgcagtcaactgagggctttgaggtggggaaatgagttgagacacctcaatcatgttcaaaagaggtccatttgtcattctaaacatctatcttgaagattttgaagtcatggcaaaagtttctaaaaatggaaagtgacctgtaattttaagtttccaaaaatggcaagtttttggtccatattcaacttgacttttcaacatcaaagaagcttcaaatggatttttggtgaacatgaaagttgaagatctttttctccccttttcaaaaagtcctatttcatgatcatctgatgattggttgagaagttatggccaaatgatcacaaagtatacatggaatttcaaagtggcataacttttgattcaagactccaaattggtccattctttttgaaaaatacttctcatgaccaatacttttcaaatgaagccttgccatgcatggaagaagttcatatgatcatttgttcatacatgtgcattttggagggaaatttcataATTTGAATTTGGCTCAAGCTACAAGCAATTTAACCATTCCATCATGACCATTggctgattttaagtgaatttgaagccattgcatgtactgttcacgtgttgcatggccatgtagcacacttttgcattttttgcaattcatttcaattctcactaatcatgtttaacaagGCCTAAATtggattagcattgtgattagtgaaccatataaaagccaaaccctaattgtttttgctcataacagaatttgagatctagaattttccatttccctccaaaaattctctctccttgaatttcaaatttctccacacaaaccttcattctctttgcatattcatgatcTTTGTGTAAACCTGAGCAATATCCAACCATCTATTTGAGGAATTGAGCAAGATTCGTGCTGATTCATGAGCTTGGACATGTTGATGGAGCTTGAAAATTAAGCAAGATCTGAGAGATTTCAACCGTGCATTTTGGCTTAAAGCTTCATAGGAGGATTATTGGAGAAGATCTGGAGATTGAGAGCACTTGAGGACACGCGTACAGTCACTGCCATTTCAAGTAGGTGAAAATTTCGTCCTCTTCTTTTGCTATTTTATTGCCATAAACATGTAGATCTTGCTTCGTAGATGATGCTGATGTGTTTAGATTtgaaaatggatgagaaatgagcATGTGGTGATGAATTAAAGTTTTGTTCATGGAAATGTTTGCCTTCGATCCAGAAAATATAGGAAGAATTAGGATTAACTAGtatgatatttggaatgtgcTTGGCGAGAGCTTTTGATTGATATAGATTTCAttgaattctggaaaaaaatatGTTGATCTccgccggagaagacgaccggaactacTGTTCCGGCGTCTGGTTATGTTTCCTTAGGGTTTGGTCCACGTTGGATCCACGTGCGCGCCTGTTTGGCAATTCCATTGGCCATGCTTCTTTTGACTCGCCTTGTATGCTTTGACCTGATGACGAGGCTGCCACATattaaatgaaacgcagcgtttcattagGCTTCTGATCCGTGGCTGCGTGAGTTCGATTCCAGGCTATGGCGTTTTCTGAATTTCATTTGGTTTTTCATTTCCCGTGGATGCGTGAGTTCGATTCCAGGCCATGTCATTTTCTGGATTAAATTGGAATTCTCATTTCTTTGTGCGTGTGTTCGATTCCCAGCTCATGCATAATGCTAATTTTATTCAAATTctattttccctccattttcttttattatttcaaatattttgttcatctttaaaaaatcattaaaaattgtAGAATGCTTCAATTTgagtccaattttttttcatattcttgttttgatctctagttttttatagcattaatttcatgaattgtttgtttctggatttttaatgtgtgatttttgattgaaccttatgccaaattgatatgctacattaaatgctttgtgaaatgctatgtgttgatccaattgatctgaaatttggtatgcttgatcttcacatgtgatatgatttttgagctttggtttggaatttttatcatatgctatcactgttttggacacatgaagatatgttgtgacaatttgtgtcacatttttggtattcaatttgtgcatttttgtttacctatcatttgagctcttctggatttgattttttgcatgatgtttgttcataacatgagtaacttgcataaaaaatttcatgttcattggatgcatttctgttttgatttggattttctaatttggatgtccaactttgtgcacATTGTTTGCCGTTGCATGACATGAATTATTTGATGCATTTGCCTTGTGCATTGATATTGGTATTTTTGAGGACATCTTATGACATGTGTGAATTtgctttgtgcaaaagattgacttctgttttgatcatttgatttggttttgaacctagtctttgtactagtgttttgtacataagctaattgtgctttgtgtttcaggtttggacatttagcattgagGGTTGActtgttctcactttgtgagatacaaatgcctttgagtactaactcttgctgttttgtaggttctaattgatgcTCATTGCTTCACTTGAGTGCATTGAtcattgttcattgagttgtaaatattggaaagttccactgttgtctgttggttttctggttgagatattaactgtttaagcttttgtacaggtacattagttgcttgctagctttgcttttgtttaagctttggagtgtggttgatacaccactgaggtagtttagccttcttactccatgtagtctggaagtcctgtcacctttttggcaggcattttgctgaagtcctccttaagaggctctgtttgtgattgtttacatttgtgccaaagacctccaagtgaggcatgttacttgataagtcctcctaagtgaagaggcaattgacagatagaagggattagcaatcaatcccctgttattcagtgagtcgttctttatgctcgcactacgtgctgatgctctagaacatgtacccaagatctttgtatagagtcagtcaagtggaatagggtccctctttctggatccccacgctttctttatcatgagctcaccttggccagggttaagagcatgaggtctcaacctcattaccattttgatctgctcaccctaactctcaatgttagtggttaagagctcctgtttacccttacagtttggcttgtttgtcgaggttgatatgacccctcttgactaaagcctaccccttggtttgaagcctcttgtttgtatatagtgagtgatgcttgttcacttatgttaatgtgtttatctgctttcctcttctcatctccatttctgtaggagttgtatgatcGCTTCCAGAGCGAGTAGGATGtatgttagagacctcaacctagggatttgtttgcatgacaactattaggctcgagtcagtcttcctattagtttgttgtttccctggtctctggttaggagagagttgtacccctgttaaggggaactacgtcgccctgattctcataccagatgagatacgtaggcaggagatcgagcgagatctctccgggcaaccttttgttTTTTTGAGTGCGTTCaacctttttttttcttttgacgtctcagcgtctctttttgtttatgcaactattaggctcgagttccagactccctattagtttgttttttcccctgttaaggggaactacgtcgccctgattctcataccagatgagatacataggcaggagatcgagcgagatctctccgggtgcccttttttctttttaaacctttttgtttcttttgacgtctcagcgtctctttgtgtttgtgtgacaactattaggctcgagttccagactccctattagtttgtcaatctgataacctttttctttggtgttcgctggttagcgtgtgctattgtttggagtcggatgtaagtccatgtattggcattctgtttccttgtttgtgttgtttgttaggagtcagatataagtccatatattggcattctgtttccttgtttgtgttgtttgtttggagtcggatataagtccatgtattggcattctgtttcttgttgagtgtttcttttgacgtctcagcgtctctcttctggtgttttgtttcggcgtgcgttagctgagctacgagtgctctgattcttactatggatagagaagatacgtaggcataggacgcgatgtcctagcgagcatgcctccctttccccgaactacattgactctgatgtttatttctgacaaactacgtaggcccaggatgcgacgtcctaccgagtccatttcctccatcttctttcacctgttttattattccagtgtgtgcaatttctttgagcagtttattagcaaccttttcctattcttttgagcgtggatcccgtcgagtacggcggacgtgaggggtgctaataccttccccttgcgtaaccgactcccgtaccttgcaatctctggtcgtaagaccattcctttccctttcttaggttagtcctgcgcttcctttccgtcataggatgaataacgtcggtggcggctctgtaaacagTTTTTTTTTCTGTCAGTTGTTTTTCGCGTTGTAACAGTATGATTGGTTCTCTTTT includes:
- the LOC127135650 gene encoding uncharacterized protein LOC127135650: MNISELLNFLKDNPNTTVPFPWKQIYDVETGLIFYKHIENGFFIYDFRPLVNIRRGVFWNNFLWSASIDCPDTRQMITNSQNSDGVSSVYLFCITCCDDITIYCIVDQPVFRCFICNGIVGRLP